A region of the Arenibacter antarcticus genome:
GGAATCTGGATGTGATTTTGGTTGGAAATATGTTTGTTTCCGAAATTGAGACCCCCAGAAACGATGCCGGTACAGGAGTTTTAATGCTGGGTAACGGAAAGGGAGATTTTGATTTCTTAACAATAAAAGAAAGTGGATTTTTTGCAAATAAAGATGTCAAAAAAATTATTTCTGTTTCTATTAAAGATAAAGAATGGATAATCGTTGGAAACAACAACGATAACTTACAATTTTTCGAAAAAAGGAATTAGTTGTTATTTTATATCAAATGAAAATTTGTAAGTCTTTTCATTATTTATACTTTTTCAAACGTGTGCCCAATAAAGGAAAATCAGTTCAAAAATTCCAATTACAAAATTTTAAAAAATAAGTTTAAATATTATATTTTATAATAAAAGCCCGCTTCTAGGTGGGCTTTTATTGGTTTTAATTTTATGACAACTATTTAGCTCCCCATTCCTTAAGAGAGTCCTTGTTCATTTTAACGTAATCTGCGTTACCCGCCGCTTCCGATGCTGCCAAAGATTTCTTTGCCGTTGCAATAGCTTGTTTTTTATCACCGGCCTTAGCATAGATAAGAGATTGTTGTCTTAACTGCCAAAAAGCTGGTTCTTTGGTCATGGCCATAGCCTTATCCATCCATTCTTTCGCCTTATTGATATCCTTATCAGAATTTAGGTAATAAACCGCTGCTGCATAGTAATCTCCAGCACCCGGACCATTCATTACATTTTCTATGTTTTTCATCACAGCTTTCTCTGTAGGCACATCAAATTTAACACCTACATAGGAATTTTCCCAAAGCAGTCCTAATGTAGCCGAATTATCTGAAAGGTGGTCGAAGGAAATGGTAAAGGTTTCAATCGACATGGGTATTTGATGAACTTCTGCAGTTACTTTTGCCGCAACCTTGCTTTGATCCAACACTGCGGGCGCTCCACCGCCATCTGCTTCCGTATAAAAAATAATCTCCCAGTTGGAAGCACCTGGTTGGGTGAAAATAGCATAGGAGCCTGCATTTAGTTCTTGGTTTCCAATCATCACATTATCACTAAAAGTGATTTTCGTCCTTGCGTTGGCT
Encoded here:
- a CDS encoding DUF2911 domain-containing protein, with protein sequence MKKITILALIFAVSMGVQAQIVTPEASPFATLTQKVGLSDVSLEYSRPSMRGRTIFGDLVPYDKLWRTGANARTKITFSDNVMIGNQELNAGSYAIFTQPGASNWEIIFYTEADGGGAPAVLDQSKVAAKVTAEVHQIPMSIETFTISFDHLSDNSATLGLLWENSYVGVKFDVPTEKAVMKNIENVMNGPGAGDYYAAAVYYLNSDKDINKAKEWMDKAMAMTKEPAFWQLRQQSLIYAKAGDKKQAIATAKKSLAASEAAGNADYVKMNKDSLKEWGAK